In Raphanus sativus cultivar WK10039 chromosome 5, ASM80110v3, whole genome shotgun sequence, the following proteins share a genomic window:
- the LOC108858933 gene encoding uncharacterized protein LOC108858933 yields the protein MRARAEYATAKIAVWWDMKDCPIPDWYDASQIRQRLEGAFMERGYSGPVSITAYGDQTKTCDFNLKGLFYTGVSVAHTRSESIKYVMHRDMVEWRGQNPPPATMMIISDELQGVFDWDLLRLQQRTRYNLFLAYSFEVPNVAIILSTSAEWCWKRLLNSKPSRLRAVQCAKLYCSSCNFDCRNVNKFKKHLSSYKHLRQEDVNPTCDEVIRVTESWGMNYKATPEYATAKIQVWWDMIACPLPQGYDARRVRPSLEAAFKELGYSGPVSITAYADHNHTPLQALSSTGVDAVHVVPYFTGVSSDVQKWHDKNPPQAAAIMMIISNHVHLYEDLLVNLLQENNYNLFVAYSFRPTKMSFLLTSAEWLWDRLLSVSEKSAQFLQKCSESESGEPRAMFYCKFCSFATKSIDNFRTHLSTDEAHAQEEKRIPAYHYSTIESHRLARVTQYRRDHCREANEKVSKEQTHEESDPYGFWTSS from the exons ATGCGGGCGAGGGCTGAATACGCGACAGCTAAAATAGCGGTGTGGTGGGACATGAAGGACTGTCCGATTCCGGATTGGTATGATGCTAGTCAGATCCGACAGAGACTAGAAGGGGCGTTCATGGAACGAGGCTACTCTGGTCCAGTCTCCATCACTGCCTATGGTGACCAAACAAAAACCTGCGATTTCAACCTAAAAGGGCTCTTTTACACTGGAGTCTCTGTAGCACACACCAGATCCG AAAGCATAAAGTACGTCATGCATCGGGACATGGTGGAATGGCGAGGTCAGAATCCTCCTCCGGCAACAATGATGATCATATCAGATGAGCTGCAAGGTGTCTTCGATTGGGATCTGCTCCGGCTACAACAACGGACGCGATACAACCTTTTTCTGGCTTATTCATTTGAGGTGCCTAATGTTGCAATTATCCTCTCCACAAGTGCAGAGTGGTGCTGGAAACGTTTACTAAATAGTAAACCAAGCAGATTACGTGCTGTTCAATGTGCCAAGTTGTATTGCAGTTCGTGCAATTTCGATTGCCGGAACGTGAATAAATTCAAGAAGCATCTCTCGAGTTATAAGCACTTACGACAA GAGGATGTAAACCCTACGTGCGACGAAGTCATACGTGTAACGGAGAGCTGGGGAATGAACTACAAGGCTACTCCTGAATACGCCACAGCTAAAATACAGGTGTGGTGGGACATGATCGCTTGTCCGCTTCCCCAAGGTTATGATGCTCGTCGGGTCCGTCCCAGTCTAGAAGCAGCATTTAAGGAACTAGGCTACTCTGGTCCTGTCTCAATCACTGCCTATGCCGACCATAACCATACTCCCctccaagctctctcttccacTGGTGTGGATGCTGTGCACGTCGTTCCCT ATTTCACAGGCGTGTCCTCAGATGTGCAGAAGTGGCATGATAAGAATCCTCCTCAGGCTGCTGCTATAATGATGATCATATCGAATCATGTGCATTTGTATGAAGATTTGCTTGTCAATCTACTCCAAGAGAATAATTACAACCTTTTTGTGGCTTATTCATTTAGGCCTACCAAAATGTCATTCCTCCTCACTTCTGCAGAGTGGCTCTGGGACAGATTACTTTCAG TTTCAGAGAAAAGTGCACAGTTTCTTCAGAAGTGCAGTGAAAGTGAAAGCGGTGAACCTAGAGCAATGTTTTATTGCAAATTCTGCAGCTTTGCTACCAAAAGCATTGATAATTTCAGGACACATCTCTCAACTGATGAAGCACATGCACAAGAA GAGAAGAGAATTCCTGCGTATCATTATTCTACTATTGAGAGCCACAGGCTAGCCCGAGTAACTCAGTACCGTCGAGATCACTGCCGAGaggcaa ACGAAAAGGTATCGAAAGAGCAAACGCATGAAGAAAGCGATCCGTACGGGTTTTGGACTTCTTCATAA
- the LOC130495036 gene encoding chaperone protein dnaJ 11, chloroplastic-like: protein MSGTLIYSAVNSLRFSPGNSLPQPKTTGLLRHKNARFPTGATSFRASAAQTLDAEPAVTASFRRQASSLYELLRVDETASLTEIKTAYRSLAKVHHPDASEESDGRDFIEIRKAYATLADPTTRAIYDSTLGARGRRVHAGAMGRASRVYTTTRWETDQCW from the coding sequence atgtccGGAACTCTAATCTACTCCGCCGTTAACTCCCTTCGATTCTCCCCGGGAAACAGCCTTCCTCAGCCCAAAACCACCGGACTCCTCCGCCACAAAAACGCGCGGTTTCCCACCGGAGCCACGTCGTTCAGAGCTTCGGCAGCTCAAACTCTCGACGCCGAGCCAGCCGTAACGGCATCCTTTCGTCGGCAAGCGTCGAGTCTCTACGAACTGCTGAGAGTCGACGAGACGGCGTCGTTGACGGAGATCAAGACGGCGTACAGGAGCTTAGCTAAGGTTCACCACCCGGACGCGTCGGAGGAATCGGACGGACGAGATTTCATTGAGATCCGTAAAGCTTACGCGACGCTGGCGGATCCGACGACGAGAGCGATCTACGATTCGACGCTGGGAGCACGAGGGAGACGAGTGCACGCTGGAGCGATGGGTCGGGCGAGTCGGGTTTACACGACGACCCGATGGGAGACGGATCAGTGTTGGTAG
- the LOC108858935 gene encoding leucine-rich repeat receptor-like serine/threonine-protein kinase BAM1 yields MSRNHLVGSIPGSISSMQSCLTSLDFSYNNLSGLVPETGQFSYFNYTSFLGNPDLCGPCKDSCRSPESYQRTFVRFYEAIAVLLVLGLLVCSIAFDNQRRQHRIGKGGAGIVYKGVMPNGDQVAVKRLRCMIALEAAKGLCYLHHDCSPLIVHRDVKSNNILFNSNFEAHVADFGLAKFLQDSGTSECMSAIAGSYGYITQEYAYTLKVDEKSDVYSFGVVLLELVTGRKPVGMKFRPTFKTRLKGHFGSLT; encoded by the exons ATGTCGAGAAACCATCTCGTCGGATCCATCCCCGGCTCGATCTCGTCGATGCAGAGCTGCTTGACGTCGCTTGATTTCTCTTACAACAATCTCTCCGGTTTGGTCCCGGAGACAGGACAGTTCAGCTACTTCAACTACACGTCCTTCTTGGGGAACCCTGACCTCTGCGGTCCTTGTAAAGACAGTTGTCGCTCACCAGAGTCATACCAAAGGACCTTTGTCCGCTTCTATGAAGCTATTGCAGTATTGCTCGTTCTTGGACTCCTCGTTTGTTCCATCGCGTTTGATAATCAAAG AAGACAACATCGTATAGGCAAAGGAGGAGCTGGGATCGTCTACAAAGGCGTCATGCCTAACGGCGATCAAGTCGCGGTGAAAAGACTCCGCTGCATG ATTGCTCTTGAAGCTGCGAAAGGACTCTGTTATCTCCATCACGATTGTTCTCCGCTGATTGTTCATAGAGATGTCAAATCGAACAACATCCTCTTCAATTCAAACTTTGAAGCTCATGTTGCTGACTTTGGTCTCGCCAAGTTCTTACAAGACTCCGGTACTTCTGAGTGCATGTCTGCGATCGCTGGATCTTACGGCTACATAACTCAAG AATATGCGTATACGTTGAAGGTAGACGAGAAGAGCGATGTGTACAGTTTCGGTGTGGTTCTTCTAGAACTAGTCACCGGGAGAAAACCCGTCGGGATGAAATTTCGTCCTACCTTCAAGACAAGATTAAAAGGCCACTTTGGATCGTTGACTTAG